One region of Skermanella mucosa genomic DNA includes:
- a CDS encoding reverse transcriptase domain-containing protein, producing MQHKLATWAESDPNRRFDRLLRLIANGAWLAEAARIVLTSSGANTPGLDGMDKQGMQAGLAEHLASLRTDLLDGTYRPQPVRRIYIPKANGKRRPLGIPTLTDRIVQRAMLMAMEPIWESDFHRLSYGFRPERSVHHAVRTVKIQLQDSGSGTKGRWIIEGDLASYFDTVHHRLLLHCVRRRIRDERFVDLLWRILKAGHVDRGLFVAASEGVPQGGVLSPLLSNIMLHEFDAWLEAKYLNGKARKDRWAWNFGIQQGAMAETG from the coding sequence ATGCAGCACAAGCTCGCGACATGGGCCGAGAGCGACCCGAACCGTCGGTTCGATCGACTTCTCCGGCTCATCGCCAATGGAGCGTGGCTTGCCGAAGCCGCCCGGATCGTACTGACGTCGAGTGGCGCCAATACGCCGGGTCTCGACGGAATGGATAAGCAAGGAATGCAGGCTGGACTGGCGGAACATCTGGCCAGCCTGCGGACCGACCTGCTCGACGGGACTTACCGTCCACAGCCGGTCAGGCGAATCTATATCCCGAAAGCCAACGGCAAGCGACGACCGCTGGGTATCCCAACCCTGACCGACCGTATCGTCCAGCGTGCGATGCTGATGGCCATGGAGCCGATCTGGGAAAGCGACTTCCATCGTCTCTCCTACGGCTTCAGGCCGGAGCGCAGCGTGCATCATGCTGTCCGGACCGTGAAGATACAGCTGCAGGATAGTGGGTCCGGGACGAAGGGACGCTGGATCATCGAAGGTGATCTGGCGAGCTACTTCGACACGGTCCACCACCGACTGCTGCTTCACTGCGTTCGGCGGCGGATACGCGATGAACGGTTCGTCGATCTGCTCTGGCGCATCCTCAAAGCAGGCCACGTTGATCGGGGCTTGTTCGTGGCAGCCAGTGAGGGTGTTCCGCAAGGCGGTGTGTTGTCGCCGCTCCTGTCCAATATCATGCTCCACGAGTTTGATGCGTGGCTGGAGGCGAAATACCTGAACGGCAAAGCCCGCAAGGATCGTTGGGCATGGAACTTCGGCATACAGCAGGGAGCTATGGCGGAAACTGGGTGA
- a CDS encoding IS256 family transposase, producing the protein MNEDTSIVRFRQPNEIDDPLTALLRSGARQLLEQAIEAEVAAFLAARRDLKLADGRDRLVRHGHGPERMIQTGVGPVEVQRVKVRDRAAGPAGERIRFSSALLPRWARRTTSLDALLPILYLRGVSAGDFQEALSVLLGKDAPNLSPAVVARLKESWADDYGRWQRRDLSARRYVYVWADGVYLQARMEPTAECMLVMIGATPEGKKELLGFQVGVRESAQSWRELLIDLKARGLGIAPELAVADGALGFWKALDEVFPGTRHQRCWFHKTGNVLNKVAKSLQPAVKQDLREIWMAPDLKAAERAVNTFEQKYGAKYSGAVECLTKDREALLAFYNFPAEHWDHVRTTNPIESVFATVRHRTIRTKGALSHDTAKLMVFKLISAASRTWRRLQSENQLPKLIQGVKFRDGIEVSVPTSQSAA; encoded by the coding sequence ATGAACGAAGATACCAGCATTGTCCGGTTTCGCCAGCCCAACGAGATTGACGATCCGCTGACGGCCCTTCTCCGATCGGGAGCCCGCCAGTTGCTGGAGCAGGCCATCGAAGCCGAGGTGGCGGCCTTTCTGGCCGCCAGGAGGGACTTGAAGCTGGCTGACGGCCGGGACCGGCTGGTCCGGCATGGTCATGGGCCAGAGCGCATGATCCAGACCGGGGTCGGACCGGTCGAGGTTCAGCGGGTTAAGGTCCGCGACCGGGCTGCCGGCCCGGCAGGCGAGCGGATCCGGTTCAGCTCGGCGTTGCTGCCGCGCTGGGCGCGGCGGACCACCAGCCTCGACGCTCTGCTGCCGATCCTGTACCTGCGCGGGGTTTCGGCCGGTGATTTCCAGGAGGCGCTGAGCGTGCTGCTGGGTAAGGACGCGCCCAACCTGTCGCCGGCGGTCGTCGCGCGGCTGAAGGAAAGCTGGGCGGACGATTACGGGCGCTGGCAACGGCGGGACCTGTCGGCTCGACGCTACGTCTACGTCTGGGCCGACGGCGTCTACCTCCAGGCCCGCATGGAGCCCACTGCCGAGTGCATGCTGGTGATGATCGGCGCCACGCCGGAAGGTAAAAAGGAACTGCTCGGCTTCCAGGTCGGCGTCCGCGAGAGCGCCCAGAGCTGGCGTGAACTGCTGATCGACCTGAAAGCGCGTGGGCTGGGGATCGCTCCTGAACTGGCGGTCGCCGATGGCGCCCTGGGCTTCTGGAAGGCGCTCGACGAGGTCTTTCCCGGCACACGTCATCAGCGCTGCTGGTTTCACAAAACCGGCAACGTTCTCAACAAGGTGGCGAAATCGCTCCAGCCCGCGGTCAAGCAGGATCTGCGGGAGATCTGGATGGCGCCCGACCTCAAGGCAGCGGAGCGAGCCGTCAATACCTTCGAGCAGAAGTACGGCGCCAAGTACTCCGGTGCCGTCGAGTGCCTGACCAAGGACCGCGAGGCTCTGCTGGCCTTCTACAACTTCCCCGCCGAGCACTGGGACCACGTGCGGACAACTAATCCGATCGAGAGCGTCTTCGCCACGGTCCGTCACCGGACGATCCGCACCAAGGGCGCGCTTTCCCACGACACCGCCAAGCTCATGGTCTTCAAGCTGATCTCAGCAGCATCCAGAACCTGGCGCCGGCTTCAGAGCGAAAACCAGTTGCCCAAGCTCATCCAAGGCGTCAAATTCCGCGACGGCATTGAGGTCAGCGTGCCGACATCACAGAGCGCCGCCTGA
- a CDS encoding transposase, with the protein MDTEKTALSGEKRFSSYGYPHPPAHSPCTGNADGPSFIRPLHADQFHLLRNLGDAVGNALNRHHRDIRAAAKAATALALPDPVPVEPANPPISIVLPKPLATRQQHSLDKQAARQARFDEVVALDAKGWSRSRIDRTLGLDRGTVHDWLKAGRLPSWQQPSGDSTVDVHGDHLRRRWDEGCHNGVRLWRELRERGFTGGASTVRDWLRRLRAVTPQSAGSMPAWKTPNGRRAAWLVVADPDEIDETERRFVDALIAGSAELAHLIDLAREFRAMIRKQQEERLDDWLVAAEKTAFAGFVGGLRRDLAAVRAALSLSWSTGPVEGQICHLKTIKRTMCGRAGFDLLRHHVLEAA; encoded by the coding sequence ACCCTCCGGCGCACTCGCCCTGCACCGGGAATGCGGATGGACCAAGCTTCATCCGCCCTTTACATGCCGACCAGTTCCACCTGCTGCGCAATCTGGGCGACGCCGTGGGCAACGCTCTCAACCGTCACCATCGGGATATCCGCGCTGCCGCAAAGGCTGCCACAGCTCTGGCGTTACCGGATCCAGTACCCGTGGAACCAGCAAATCCGCCGATTTCCATCGTCTTACCCAAACCCCTGGCAACGCGTCAGCAGCACAGCCTGGACAAGCAGGCAGCACGGCAGGCTCGTTTCGACGAGGTGGTCGCCCTGGATGCGAAAGGCTGGTCCAGGAGCCGGATCGACCGCACTCTCGGTCTGGACCGAGGCACGGTACACGACTGGTTGAAAGCCGGACGGCTGCCGAGCTGGCAGCAGCCGTCCGGAGACAGCACGGTCGATGTTCATGGCGACCATCTGCGCCGGCGCTGGGACGAAGGCTGCCACAATGGGGTTCGGCTCTGGCGAGAGCTCCGCGAGCGTGGCTTTACCGGCGGAGCGAGCACCGTGCGGGACTGGCTCCGCCGGCTGCGAGCCGTCACACCTCAGTCTGCTGGATCGATGCCGGCATGGAAAACCCCAAACGGCCGGCGGGCAGCCTGGTTGGTTGTCGCCGATCCTGACGAGATCGATGAAACGGAGCGGAGGTTCGTCGATGCCCTGATCGCCGGTTCCGCTGAACTCGCCCACCTCATCGATCTGGCCCGGGAGTTCCGCGCAATGATCCGCAAGCAGCAGGAGGAGCGACTGGATGACTGGCTTGTCGCAGCTGAGAAGACGGCCTTTGCCGGATTTGTCGGCGGACTGAGGCGTGACCTGGCCGCGGTTCGGGCCGCCTTGTCGCTGTCCTGGAGTACCGGACCGGTGGAAGGGCAGATCTGCCACCTGAAGACAATCAAGCGCACCATGTGCGGGCGTGCTGGATTTGACCTGCTGCGCCACCACGTTCTCGAGGCAGCGTGA
- a CDS encoding transposase, with protein sequence MPLWFFLFGRADCGACAARELCTPAKEPRRSVYFHPRAEYEALNAARARMSDPAWKKRYRIRAGVEGTLSQGVRAFGMRRSRYIGLAKTALQQVCTAAAMNVSRIVHWLEGLPRAKTRVTRFAALAPAT encoded by the coding sequence TTGCCGCTCTGGTTTTTTTTGTTCGGCCGCGCCGATTGCGGGGCGTGTGCCGCCCGGGAACTCTGTACCCCGGCGAAAGAACCGCGGCGTTCCGTCTACTTCCATCCACGCGCGGAGTACGAGGCGCTGAACGCAGCGCGGGCGCGGATGTCCGACCCGGCCTGGAAGAAGCGCTATCGGATCCGCGCTGGTGTCGAAGGTACGCTTTCACAGGGCGTGCGCGCCTTCGGGATGCGCCGGAGCCGCTACATCGGGCTGGCCAAAACCGCGCTCCAGCAGGTTTGTACCGCCGCCGCGATGAACGTGTCGCGGATCGTGCACTGGCTGGAAGGCCTGCCGCGGGCCAAGACACGCGTAACGCGCTTCGCCGCTCTCGCGCCGGCGACCTGA
- a CDS encoding group II intron maturase-specific domain-containing protein yields the protein MVKGTKAHAEVIREECRVFLEDRLKLTLNMDKTHITHVDDGIVFLGHRIIRKRGSSGRMSVVTTIPKEKAKTFVHRLVEALSGNHDVASVDMIDSLNRQLTGWAAFYKFADFTARTFRRIDTVVFWKLAHWLASKYRSGIKPLMRKWYRAPNPGQTKTWLVYGRNGQGAPVGKGLRRLVTSPKAQFRWRNPGRNPYIFRDELRNTVTSRYHDVAMALGQG from the coding sequence ATCGTCAAGGGCACCAAGGCGCATGCCGAGGTGATCCGCGAGGAATGCCGGGTCTTTCTGGAAGACCGCCTGAAGCTGACGTTGAATATGGACAAGACCCATATCACTCACGTTGACGATGGTATCGTCTTTCTGGGACACCGGATCATTCGCAAGCGGGGATCGAGCGGACGCATGTCCGTGGTCACCACGATACCCAAGGAGAAGGCCAAGACCTTCGTTCACCGCTTGGTCGAGGCACTCTCCGGCAATCATGATGTCGCCTCGGTGGACATGATCGACAGCCTGAACCGTCAACTGACGGGCTGGGCCGCGTTCTACAAGTTCGCCGACTTCACGGCGCGCACGTTCCGGCGCATCGACACCGTCGTGTTCTGGAAACTGGCGCACTGGCTCGCGAGCAAATATCGTTCAGGCATCAAACCCTTGATGCGGAAATGGTATCGCGCTCCGAACCCTGGCCAGACGAAAACCTGGTTGGTTTACGGCCGGAATGGACAGGGTGCTCCTGTCGGCAAGGGACTGCGCCGCCTGGTTACCAGCCCGAAGGCGCAGTTCCGGTGGCGCAACCCGGGGCGAAATCCCTACATTTTCAGGGACGAGCTTCGGAATACCGTCACCTCCCGATACCATGATGTCGCAATGGCCTTGGGCCAAGGTTGA